A stretch of DNA from Glycine max cultivar Williams 82 chromosome 18, Glycine_max_v4.0, whole genome shotgun sequence:
AAAAATTCACAGACaatgcataaaattaaattaaagaagttaaagACATTCCATATTGGGAATAAggtaattaataaaaactaagtAGAATTAAAGAAACAGAGAGAGAACTTATCATGTAGTCCAACAATTTTGGGCACACTATGAAACAATTTAGTTGTTTCATGAGTTTAGATACAATTTAGGTTCAAGGGGAATGGAACCAAAGCATTAGACACGGGATCACCTTGgtcttatttaaaataaatggagtaaataaaaatgcttttttttttctcaattggtAACACATGCATTCACTCAATTTTTAACCAATGATCCCCATGTCCTCATTATGCCAAGTTATTGTGGCTATCTGGAGTTTGAAGTGCTGCGTGGAGCATGCCCAGATAAAGGAACTTCTTTCAGCAGAATGGATAGCACATTTAAAGATTTATCCTAGTGGTAGAATTCACTGATACTGTTAGTTCAAATCAATCTAAAATGGTCATGGACAATGTCAATTAGGGTTTTCAAGCCTCACGCCCTCACTCATTCACTTGACCTAGCCTTTGAATAATATTCCTAATACCCGCTATTTCCACCTCTTCAGTCTTTATGCGTAGGTCTAAAGATTCATGGGAAATTCAAGGTATCGTATTGgatgaaaatgtaattttagaACCTTAGATTTATGTATGCATATATGTGCATATGTAGGGGTATTGCCCAAGTATAAAATGGGTCTAGCATTCTCACAATGCATAATATTTATAGGTGTTGCAAATTTGTATCAACAGAATAAATGTAAATATGGTAGAAAAACCCAAAGAATTTCACTCTTTCACTATCCTTTTTCCCACTCTTTAAGGAGTAAGTAGTTGCTATTATATTTGTAATTCGAGTTATGAAACAACAGGGTAtcctaaaatagtaaaatacaaaCTCTACATTTTGCCAAGCATCAATATCTATATGTATTTGTGATTTGGTATACAACTCTAACTAGGTTCTGAAATTTACACCATTACCTTAAATGGCAATGCAAACACAAAGATGCCTTTACAAGAGCTAAATTTCCACAAGTACAATCCAACTTTATAGcattgatgaaaataaagaaagcaGCAAAAAGATGGTTTGGAGCAAATGTGGAAACTTCTGACGGAAACATGATTACCTCCGTAACTCTAGTTTTACGTAACTGTAGTTCTGACTCAACAACCTGCACTTTACTCTGACAATCAGAATTGCAAGGAATGAGTCCAACTCcaaattgaatttttggaaTATCCATTGGATGGCAACCAGCAAGATGATATGCTGCTTGAACATCTTGACAAACCCACTCCTTTTTCAATGTTTTGCATTTGCATCGAACAGTGACCTGGGAAgaatgatttcatattttaaaagtcaaattggataaataaaacaaaataagtgtttgcagaaaaaaaaaaaaaaaaacaaaataagtgtaGTCATTTTCTTAGAATGCAGTAGCTAGAACAGTAATACAAAAACACCGTTTATGCTAATTGTGTTATATTCAAATTCAAGGCATGAAGTTATAGCTATTGAATTGTGTGGTACCTTTTTACAGCATTTCTCAGCATTTAGGCATTGACCAGGATGACATGTCTCTGGGCATAGATGTGTACAATTTGGCAACTTTCTGCAAAGCAATGTGACGAATAGAGTCGTCATCTAActttaataatcaattaataGAACTAGAAACAAGGAGGAAAGAAAGCCTAACAGAGATTTTTAACTTAAAGTTAGTTTCAAATGCTAAACtagatctttaaaaaaatataaagttaaatTTGCTACTTCCTAAATTACCTGTGACATGGCCCACCACATGAACGGACAGTCTCTTGACCCTTTGCAGACAAGCTGTTGTAATATAGGCACTCAAACACATGGACCATCGCACCACAGTGACATGACCGTTTAATGAGCACCTTGCATGGAGGACAGTCTTCAGGATGGCATCGCCTAGGGCAGTGATGTGGACATGCTGGCTCTCTTTCCTGATCAATGCAGTTTACACATCAAGAAACAAATTATCAGCtttgattttaaaaagaataCAGGAGTTTCTTTCAACTTTACACAGGAAGACAAATGAGAAACTTCAACAACTCAGCTAAAATCCAGCGTAAAACATAAAGAATACATCAAAGACCGTGAATGACAAAGACACCAgttcaaaataaagaataaaatatggatTAATGGAATTAAAGAAGATTTAACACCTTTTGGCAAGGAAGATAACAGTCTTCACAAGGTTCGCTCCCTTGTAACTGGTTCTCCAAGGCATGGCAGGTTTTTGTACAATAATGATTAGCACATGGTAGAGGATTACCACATAAATTTTCACAGGAGAACTGTGATTTATCAGAGCAGACCATCTGATAGGAGGGTGGAAAAGAAACAGTAACTACATTAGCAGCATAAAAGTAGTTAATGCAAATTGCTTTTGGGAAAATCATCAAAAAGAATCTTGCATATCAAAGTTCATATAGAGCTTTGAAGATAAGCAAAACAAACCATTCTCTCAGCTCCAATGTGTTGCCCAACACATGATCTCCACACAAGTTCTGGGCAAGGAGGGCATGGAGTGCCAGGAACACCTTCACTTTGTTGTATaaccttctttttctttggtttAAGAGAAAACTCTGGATTAGGAGGAGGCCTAGCACCATGACACCTTCACAAAGACAAAAGAATCGAGGAAAGCAAATAACTAAAAGTTAAATGTACGGACTGGTAATTTGGTCATGTGATACTAGATTCTGATGAAACTCATGCATTACTTAGTCGAGACTCAAGACATGAGTAGAGATAAATGGATCTGTGTTTTTGGACTTTCCATTTACGCTAAAtgctaaaaaaaatccaaagtcCTAACATGCAAGCATTAATTTTATcgtacaaaaagagaaaattttatcaaaccTTAATTTGCATGTATGACCACATTGGTACTCTTCGGCACAAGGTAGGCGACAAGGATGGCAGGCTCCATAATGGCATTTATGTGGCTagacaaaaataacattttgttaataacacaaaaaagaaaaaagatgcaCCATCAACAATCaagcatatgtttttttttctccaaattaatgaatatatatatatatatatatatataagtataaattGTATAATAATGATATCTATGGATATCTTATAGCATAGACTTACTAGTGCACtgtcacaaaattaaaattttaattttagtaataCACACAGCCaagttttacaataaataaacctgtaaaattttatttaaaaacaagaaaaaaaaatacttgaagcTACAACTGATATCTAGgttgaaaaaaaatctgaaagaCCTAAAGctacaaattaataaatttcttaaaGTCATAACTTATAACAAGAGAAAATAGCAGTGATTAAATAGGGATAGCAACAGCTAGCACATCATATAAATGGTTGTAGCCAAACCAAATGAAAGGACTGTATGACCCAAACCTTCTCCAAACTCATTCTAAATTTTCTACAATACAAGAAACATGGCTTGGTAGAAAATAACCATAAAGTAAAATGATACTCTATTAAAGACACGATATTACCATTTgtagaaaaaagaaagtcataaatcatttttttctaaattattttcctCTACCACAGCTTCAGCTTACAACAAATCCAGAATATCTCTgcttgaaaatttaaataaataaatgcctGCGTCCAAACAAGTCAGTATCAAATGATACCTTGATATTTGATGCATGCCGGCATAAAGGAGTGATAGGACATGGCTTAGGACATCTAGGAGGCTTTTGGTCCATTTCAGTACCACATGGAACCTGGTACAAAATCCACTACTCAGCACAGATAATTCAGGCAACTGAGGCAAGTGCTAGCAAAATTTGAAGAAATCCAAGTACATAGCATCAAGATCCAGAATATTAATATAAGATAACAGTGCCATAACAGAGAAGAGAAAATAGACCTCCGTAAACACACACAAAGGAAGACATAACAAAGAATAccagtgtgtttgtgtgtttacTGACACAAACAATCAGCAAGATTAagtaaaattatcaatttattaaaattaaaatacagaaGCCCAAAGGTAACAGCAATAAGTAATCCCTTGTTTATAAGATCCCGGAACTTCCAGTTTATTTAATGTACAAATATATAGTACATAAATTAACACTAAGAAACCTCCTTGATTTGATATTATGCATTTACCTATGTTGTTCCACAGAATATACTCAAATGACTTTGCCTTCATTTAAATTATCACGATGTAAACGTGATTATATTACACAAACAAAGATGATATTTTGTTGATCAACTGTTCAGCACCAAAGAGCCCTCCCCACAATCAACTCAGGTTTTCACTTTTGGTGCTTGAAAATGAGTGGCACATGTAAAAGCAAAGTCTTCTTCGACAAATGTGCCTGCCGAAAGTTATCAAACTTACTAACAGATAATGAGCCAAACATCATCTGGCCATCAACTTCCATGAATTAATCAGTTTATACTTAATAGTTAATAGTCTTATATTTACAGAGGTGATTACAATTTACTAATAATTTACGTTCAAGAATCTCAAGTTTTGGGAATACAATTATAAAATGGGCTTCGCAATAATAACAAACATGTACATTTGAAGACTTATATTTCATGTAACAGGATAAGATCCAGCAACTATTTAGATCTACTCTCTTGGATAAAATCCTGGTGTTCACATTCATACCTCAAAACGTGTCTCTCCACATGCACATGAAATTGTCACCATTATTGGGCAAGGAGCACAAGGACCTCtgcaagaacaagaacaaagcTAAGTATCATCGTGATGTGTTCTGCCTATGTCCTATACTTCATCCTTCACTAGTTAGAGATTAAAATATGGTTTTGTACATATAATATGCATAAGAGATCAATTAGGTCCctttatccttttcttttttttttgtttgcccATATTCTTAAATAAACTGATCAATGACTAATTtgacttatttaaataataataatatgtttcTTCTCTATCTAGTCCATTGTGATCACATTGTTAGTAGATGATGATGACACATTGATAATAATTAGCATTCATGTACCAAAAAGACCTTGGTAGTAGCATTTGAATAAGAACATAGAAGAGATAATTATTGGGGCAGCCAGATATCTGCATTAGCCATACGGCAGTTGGGACGGCCTGATCTCAGCCTAAAAGCAATCTGACCAGTGCGGTTTTCAGCCTAAAAAATGAACAGGCTGACCTGATTTCAGCTCAGATCTAGGATCATAAAAAGTTTCAGTTCAGGGGATCATGATTCATGAAACTAATCTTTTAAGTGTAAACTTTAAACATTAAACAAAGAAGTATTTCGGCTATTCACCTTGTTGTCTAAAGGAGTACAGACAAAGCCCTAGGGAATATAGGCAGAGGACATACCTATGGCATGGAGAAGGACATTTATGGTTCTTACATCGAAGCTTCCTGCcgcatatctaataattttcagaaacaaaagaaaatcaaccAACGCAGTCCATCACAACTCACGAATCTTCTGCCAAAACAAGATAACAGCTACAAAACAGGCACATACCTCAGAGCAAGGAGGGCAATCCCCATCACAGCAGCGGCGCTTACAAGCATGTCGACCGCAGTCACGCATCCTCTGACACTTCCTTTCGCACGCCAAATCTTGATAGCAAGGAACCTACTCTAAGTTCAATCAACAATGCCTACCACAACCATTTCACTACCATAAACCGATACACATCCAAATTCAAAAAAGCAGTAAGCACTTACATCTTTCTTGAGGCTCCCGCATCGACAAGACTTCTTCACAACAACCCTGCAAGTCTCAACGCACTGCCCACGGTGGCACCGCTCAGGGCACCTGTGGTAGCCACAGGGCAACATCTTATCACAGGTAGCCCCACAAAGCTGCAGAGGAGCATCACAAGGCATTCCTTCATAAACCCTTTTCCCACAAGGGCACGTTCTCTTCCCCTTAAGGGGACACTCACCACACTCACCAGAATGGCACCCTCTCTCACAAACATGCTTCCCACAGCCAAGCCTCTTCTCACACGGATTCTCACACTGAAAACCACGATCAAAGCACTCCCTCTCCTCCTTGACCTTCCCACACCGGCACGTGTACACGCCACGTGTCCGGCAAGGAGGGCAAGCGCCAGGGTGGCAAAGTTCAATGCAACGGTGAACCCCACAATCCAAAAACTTGGAACAGGGTTTATTACATGAAAACTCCTTGAAGCCACATCGTCGAACATCTTCAAGGCACCCGCAAAAGCATCGAACTTTAACCAGTTTGGGGCAAGAGGGGCACGGCCCGGGGTGGCAGAGAAGCAAACAATGGTGGCCGCAATTGTGCTTCAGCTGTCTTCCACAAACCTCGCCGCAAGAGTGAGGTAAAATCCATGGATCATTGGGAGGGTTCTCTATTTTGCCGCAGAAGCAAAAGTAGGTTTTGGGAATGTGTGATTTGTTGTATTCCGATCTGCATTTGGGGCAGTTCCAGAGGGCCGTGTCGGAGGCGCTGGCGGAGGAGATGGAGAGGCGTGTGACGGCGCGTGCGGCAGCGAGGTCGGAGGCCTGCCGGGCCCAGCTCTGGATGCAGAAGAGGTGGAAGACGGCGAAGCAGAGGGAGGAGCAGGACCAGGTGGCGTCGGAGGGTTTGATGCGTTCGAGGCAGATCAGGCACGAGAGGGCGCCGGCGGAGGAAGAGGTTAGGAAGGATTGGATCTTCGAGAGGTCGGTGCCGGAGTGGCCGGAGAGTTCGAGGTAGGGCTTAAAGATGGAGTCGGAGAGGTCCGAGTGGCGGAGGGGGGCGGAGGAAGAGGAATCGCCGCCGTCGGAGTCGGAGTCGGAGAGTAGCGGTGGCGGTGGCGGTGGCGGTGACGGGGAAGGGGAAGGATGAGAGTGGTGAATGTGAATCTTATTCCATGGTGATGTCATGTTGCTGGCAATGCTGCGATCCACCCACCTGTGTAGAGTGTGATGTGACTCTGTTGATGCTGTTGTTGTCTctgtttttgtgttttcatcatttttgttaCTGCATTTTTAACGAATTAAATAATGAGTTTTAATTATTCCTAGTtaataaagtttatttattatctaataaaattgtataattatatttaataatgtatgataaaaatatcgtaataatgtatttttaggTAATGGTATTACGAAATAtctatttattacttttatagtattttttttgtatcttattttataaatttgataactttaaaaatgtgtttttactCTATTAATATGACTTAAGAGTGTATTTAACATGTTATTATAAAAGcttagaagttagttttactgATTTATAAGTTCTTTAAATTTACTTGTTCCAGTAGTTTTGATCTTATTTTTAGAAgctattttaatttggttttagCTTATAAGTTAttagcttcttttttaaaattttaagactgATTAGTTTACatgaaatttctttttatatttttattttcacttaaaaaactcttttatttGTCCCATCAACTTTCACACACATAGTAAAGGTGTAGGTTTTTTACTACCCATGATCAATGATCAACtttgtcttaaaaaaattattggacatcttaaatttatatgatataataaaaagagaaataaaaaaaatgacttgtgttgataaaatatttgtaattaaaaggtATTCATACATCCTTATCGTAATCGTTATCAATGAATTAAGAGTAAGACagatattcatttttaaaaaatcctcACAAACACTAACATGTATAAATCACTTACAAAGTTTCCACAAAATCTTAGTgttatcttctttttcttttctcaaaaattgGTGACATTTGTATAATTCTAGTTTGTGTTTGTCATGTGATATCCGAATAGATAATAAAATCCAAGTAGGAAAGACATCGGCTCtggaataaaatgaaaagcatCAAGCTGCatgaaaacaggaaaaaaaaatgcgaAGTATGAAACAGTAATGAACTGAAGTACTAGCCAGGCTTTCAAATCACATCACTCTGGTTTATGTTACATAAAATGAACATGGACAAtccttacaagttacaacacaAATGACAGCTCCTTCACGTCTCCTCAACAAAACAAATTGTATATAGTATACACATCTTATTTCTTCTTCACAGCATTATTCAAAATCCGTGGAAACTCACTCCTTGTTACAGACATCACCGATATCCCCCTAATGCATTAGTCTCACTCTCACTCGCACCCTTATATTTTCAGTAAAAGacagaataaataaaaagcatCACTCTAAATAAACAACATTTACAATATTACACAGCTACATACATACACACTCTTGCTTGCTATAACATATTGTAATGACTGTACAAAACATGGAGCAGAAGGACACACaaaatcaaatgaattcaaagcGCATGAGAAGCTTCACATTGGCATACTTATCTCCATTGCGGGAATACAGTGGAACTGCTCGAATTCCACTTCTTAGTTCCCACACAGGTAAGCACGTTTGGCCACCAAAGTCATCCTTCTCAGACATGTCATACTCATGAACTTCTACGCGAAGCAGAGCCAGTTCTGGAACAGCAAGTGGGAACTCAAATACTTGATTCCACGAAGGTGACCAATTATCCTCTACTTTCTCAGTTTTTTTCATAACAGTATCATTAGGGACTCCAGCAATTCCCACCTGCATATGTAAGAGTGTTCATATAATAACTACATGGAAAGTACCATATGCAATAAATAAACTGCAGGGAAgtaaatataaagagaaaataaaaatgataaatgtcaACAGAACATAATCATCTAGTAGATTATCTTAACATACTCTTGCATAGAAGTCCGGGGGTGAGAATTTATCAAAGTGTGTATGCTTGAAATCATGAAACCATCCTTCCCCCATATATATAGTCACCTAAATAAGAGTAAGAAAAGTATGAGCTTTGTTAGGACCTAGATTCTAGACTACAGACACTTGGAAAGGAACATAATTCAAATCTCCATGCAGTAAAGTTTTTACCTTCAAGGTTGTCTTCACAGGCAAATGAGCTTTAGGATCAAAGACCTCATTATTTTGACCAACCTTTAATAGAAAATCTGGTTTTTTAACATAACCGCATCCGCCATTGGCTTTGAACATTCCCTGCATCAACCAAAGAGATCTACCATACCCCTGTCATGGAATGGAACCATGGAAACTGATTAGTGGGACATCTTTCATTATCTCAATATCATTAGTCAATAATAGACTGAATTATGTTGCATGTGCGTATAGCTAAAGTCATTGACAATAACAATTCATCCTTAAAATTTTGAGTACGGCAAGTTTCTCTCACACCTCAAGAAATCAAATACAAAAGTGAAATAGAACAAGAGGGGAGGAAGAAGTATAAACCTGCATGTTAAATGCAACCATCTGAGCTCCATGCATCCACCCAATCAATGGGTTATAATTTGTCGAAGTAATGCGAGTACCTTTTGGATACACTCTCAGTATATTCCGTTGAGTAAATCTGCCAACAatcaagaaataaatatttctcttttcatttgcAAATAAACAAAACATCTTGTTTGGGTTTGCTTCAAAGCTAAATACAGGGGTTTTGGATTGGTTTCAATTTACAAATAATGAGAAACCATTTGTGCTTGCTGCCTAACCACAATACTCTGAAGTGTCTAATATGACCAC
This window harbors:
- the LOC100788262 gene encoding NF-X1-type zinc finger protein NFXL2 isoform X3: MTSPWNKIHIHHSHPSPSPSPPPPPPPLLSDSDSDGGDSSSSAPLRHSDLSDSIFKPYLELSGHSGTDLSKIQSFLTSSSAGALSCLICLERIKPSDATWSCSSLCFAVFHLFCIQSWARQASDLAAARAVTRLSISSASASDTALWNCPKCRSEYNKSHIPKTYFCFCGKIENPPNDPWILPHSCGEVCGRQLKHNCGHHCLLLCHPGPCPSCPKLVKVRCFCGCLEDVRRCGFKEFSCNKPCSKFLDCGVHRCIELCHPGACPPCRTRGVYTCRCGKVKEERECFDRGFQCENPCEKRLGCGKHVCERGCHSGECGECPLKGKRTCPCGKRVYEGMPCDAPLQLCGATCDKMLPCGYHRCPERCHRGQCVETCRVVVKKSCRCGSLKKDVPCYQDLACERKCQRMRDCGRHACKRRCCDGDCPPCSEICGRKLRCKNHKCPSPCHRGPCAPCPIMVTISCACGETRFEVPCGTEMDQKPPRCPKPCPITPLCRHASNIKPHKCHYGACHPCRLPCAEEYQCGHTCKLRCHGARPPPNPEFSLKPKKKKVIQQSEGVPGTPCPPCPELVWRSCVGQHIGAERMMVCSDKSQFSCENLCGNPLPCANHYCTKTCHALENQLQGSEPCEDCYLPCQKEREPACPHHCPRRCHPEDCPPCKVLIKRSCHCGAMVHVFECLYYNSLSAKGQETVRSCGGPCHRKLPNCTHLCPETCHPGQCLNAEKCCKKVTVRCKCKTLKKEWVCQDVQAAYHLAGCHPMDIPKIQFGVGLIPCNSDCQSKVQVVESELQLRKTRVTEVQEPDAEKSVRKWRKRREQVLESKEASKLQGCKREKRPRAKEEL
- the LOC100788262 gene encoding NF-X1-type zinc finger protein NFXL2 isoform X2, with product MTSPWNKIHIHHSHPSPSPSPPPPPPPLLSDSDSDGGDSSSSAPLRHSDLSDSIFKPYLELSGHSGTDLSKIQSFLTSSSAGALSCLICLERIKPSDATWSCSSLCFAVFHLFCIQSWARQASDLAAARAVTRLSISSASASDTALWNCPKCRSEYNKSHIPKTYFCFCGKIENPPNDPWILPHSCGEVCGRQLKHNCGHHCLLLCHPGPCPSCPKLVKVRCFCGCLEDVRRCGFKEFSCNKPCSKFLDCGVHRCIELCHPGACPPCRTRGVYTCRCGKVKEERECFDRGFQCENPCEKRLGCGKHVCERGCHSGECGECPLKGKRTCPCGKRVYEGMPCDAPLQLCGATCDKMLPCGYHRCPERCHRGQCVETCRVVVKKSCRCGSLKKDVPCYQDLACERKCQRMRDCGRHACKRRCCDGDCPPCSEICGRKLRCKNHKCPSPCHRGPCAPCPIMVTISCACGETRFEVPCGTEMDQKPPRCPKPCPITPLCRHASNIKPHKCHYGACHPCRLPCAEEYQCGHTCKLRCHGARPPPNPEFSLKPKKKKVIQQSEGVPGTPCPPCPELVWRSCVGQHIGAERMMVCSDKSQFSCENLCGNPLPCANHYCTKTCHALENQLQGSEPCEDCYLPCQKEREPACPHHCPRRCHPEDCPPCKVLIKRSCHCGAMVHVFECLYYNSLSAKGQETVRSCGGPCHRKLPNCTHLCPETCHPGQCLNAEKCCKKVTVRCKCKTLKKEWVCQDVQAAYHLAGCHPMDIPKIQFGVGLIPCNSDCQSKVQVVESELQLRKTRVTEVQEPDAEKSVRKWRKRREQVLESKEASKLQLQGCKREKRPRAKEEL
- the LOC100788262 gene encoding NF-X1-type zinc finger protein NFXL2 isoform X1, encoding MTSPWNKIHIHHSHPSPSPSPPPPPPPLLSDSDSDGGDSSSSAPLRHSDLSDSIFKPYLELSGHSGTDLSKIQSFLTSSSAGALSCLICLERIKPSDATWSCSSLCFAVFHLFCIQSWARQASDLAAARAVTRLSISSASASDTALWNCPKCRSEYNKSHIPKTYFCFCGKIENPPNDPWILPHSCGEVCGRQLKHNCGHHCLLLCHPGPCPSCPKLVKVRCFCGCLEDVRRCGFKEFSCNKPCSKFLDCGVHRCIELCHPGACPPCRTRGVYTCRCGKVKEERECFDRGFQCENPCEKRLGCGKHVCERGCHSGECGECPLKGKRTCPCGKRVYEGMPCDAPLQLCGATCDKMLPCGYHRCPERCHRGQCVETCRVVVKKSCRCGSLKKDVPCYQDLACERKCQRMRDCGRHACKRRCCDGDCPPCSEICGRKLRCKNHKCPSPCHRGPCAPCPIMVTISCACGETRFEVPCGTEMDQKPPRCPKPCPITPLCRHASNIKPHKCHYGACHPCRLPCAEEYQCGHTCKLRCHGARPPPNPEFSLKPKKKKVIQQSEGVPGTPCPPCPELVWRSCVGQHIGAERMMVCSDKSQFSCENLCGNPLPCANHYCTKTCHALENQLQGSEPCEDCYLPCQKEREPACPHHCPRRCHPEDCPPCKVLIKRSCHCGAMVHVFECLYYNSLSAKGQETVRSCGGPCHRKLPNCTHLCPETCHPGQCLNAEKCCKKVTVRCKCKTLKKEWVCQDVQAAYHLAGCHPMDIPKIQFGVGLIPCNSDCQSKVQVVESELQLRKTRVTEVQEPDAEKSVRKWRKRREQVLESKEASKLQKIISRMKRFLLFVFILVILLAATYYGYKGLLWLNDWMNEVDERRQIYSRIK